From Amia ocellicauda isolate fAmiCal2 chromosome 12, fAmiCal2.hap1, whole genome shotgun sequence, a single genomic window includes:
- the LOC136764989 gene encoding carcinoembryonic antigen-related cell adhesion molecule 6 isoform X2: MPTRCRGSLVFLLLTATGCCALQLVLPPGPVNGTVGGSVRLNTAVNPPTPLLTVTWRNGTSDASPLVITSAPGGSTYGDGYKGRVSVDRSTGALQITQLTLGDTGTYGVNIITNAGATLTGQVELRVYNPPSNVSVRANQTDPVEFVTVALQCIASGLDLQYRWLNGSSEVGTGPQTQLTNGSQTLIITTVQRDDRGPWFCSVSNPVGNTASLGYNLTVSYGPEQLSLTVHPLLPPSLLEGTYPAGSDLTLSCLAQSSPPALYRWAVNGTMTDHMGPELRLPRVQAPQSGNYTCWASNSRTGRTEAVSTELTVLELITSVTVLPAGGEVPMVGGNLTLQCQADAPVESRQWSRVNQPLPLNASLSKDNSTLSLALLSPSDTGDYECRATNPVSTGTGTYGLTFDRGDLSESLSGGAIAGIVIACFVVMAVLTAAVYYMVKKKGTACTTLTPRSLRTQTRGGGCSWSPPPPSTPPSAPQAAPHPDSYPRCMQRWADPAPSPSPSSPPTRMGSSARQ, translated from the exons ATGCCCACACGGTGCCGCGGCTCGCTCGTCTTCCTCCTGCTGACGGCTACAG GGTGCTGTGCTCTGCAGCTTGTCCTCCCCCCCGGCCCTGTGAATGGGACAGTAGGAGGCAGCGTGAGGCTCAACACCGCTGTCAATCCACCAACACCATTACTGACAGTTACCTGGAGGAATGGCACCAGTGATGCATCTCCACTAGTGATCACTTCAGCTCCTGGAGGGTCAACATACGGTGACGGGTACAAGGGCAGAGTCAGTGTGGACAGATCCACCGGCGCTCTGCAGATCACACAGCTGACACTGGGAGACACGGGGACGTACGGTGTCAACATTATAACTAATGCAGGTGCCACTCTGACTGGACAGGTGGAGCTCAGGGTCTACA ACCCGCCCTCCAATGTTTCAGTGCGGGCCAACCAGACCGACCCAGTGGAGTTCGTCACCGTGGCGCTGCAGTGCATTGCCTCGGGCTTGGACCTCCAGTATCGCTGGCTCAATGGCAGCTCCGAGGTCGGGACTGGACCACAGACCCAGTTGACCAATGGCAGCCAGACCCTGATCATCACCACTGTCCAACGGGACGACCGGGGGCCCTGGTTCTGCTCGGTCAGCAACCCAGTGGGCAACACCGCCAGCCTGGGCTACAACCTCACTGTGAGCT ATGGCCCAGAACAACTCTCTCTCACGGTCCACCCCCTCCTGCCTCCTTCTCTCCTGGAGGGTACATACCCAGCGGGCTCAGACCTCACCCTGTCCTGTTTGGCACAGTCCAGCCCCCCGGCGCTGTATCGCTGGGCCGTTAATGGAACCATGACTGACCATATGGGCCCAGAACTCAGGCTGCCCAGGGTCCAAGCACCCCAAAGTGGGAATTACACTTGCTGGGCCAGTAACAGCCGCACTGGAAGAACTGAGGCTGTGAGCACTGAGCTGACTGTGCTGG AGCTGATTACCAGCGTCACAGTGCTCCCTGCTGGAGGGGAGGTGCCAATGGTGGGTGGGAACCTAACTCTGCAGTGCCAGGCCGACGCCCCTGTGGAGTCCAGACAGTGGAGCAGAGTCAATCAGCCCCTCCCACTTAACGCCTCGCTCTCCAAAGACAACAGCACCCTAAGCCTCGCCCTCCTGAGCCCCTCTGATACTGGAGACTATGAGTGCAGGGCCACCAACCCAGTGAGCACAGGGACTGGGACTTACGGCCTGACTTTCGACA gGGGGGATCTCTCTGAGTCTCTGAGTGGGGGGGCAATTGCAGGCATTGTGATTGCCTGTTTTGTGGTAATGGCAGTGCTCACAGCAGCTGTGTATTATATGGTAAAGAAAAAGGG gacaGCCTGCACTACGCTGACCCCACGATCATTAAGAACGCAAACCAGAGGGGGGGGGTGCAGCTGGAGCCCACCACCACCGAGTACACCACCATCCGCACCGCAGGCAGCACCCCACCCGGACAGCTATCCACGGTGTATGCAGAGGTGGGCAGACCCAGCACCAAGTCCATCACCATCATCTCCCCCAACTCGAATGGGAAGTAGTGCGAGGCAGTGA
- the LOC136764989 gene encoding carcinoembryonic antigen-related cell adhesion molecule 1 isoform X4, with protein MPTRCRGSLVFLLLTATGCCALQLVLPPGPVNGTVGGSVRLNTAVNPPTPLLTVTWRNGTSDASPLVITSAPGGSTYGDGYKGRVSVDRSTGALQITQLTLGDTGTYGVNIITNAGATLTGQVELRVYNPPSNVSVRANQTDPVEFVTVALQCIASGLDLQYRWLNGSSEVGTGPQTQLTNGSQTLIITTVQRDDRGPWFCSVSNPVGNTASLGYNLTVSYGPEQLSLTVHPLLPPSLLEGTYPAGSDLTLSCLAQSSPPALYRWAVNGTMTDHMGPELRLPRVQAPQSGNYTCWASNSRTGRTEAVSTELTVLELITSVTVLPAGGEVPMVGGNLTLQCQADAPVESRQWSRVNQPLPLNASLSKDNSTLSLALLSPSDTGDYECRATNPVSTGTGTYGLTFDRGDLSESLSGGAIAGIVIACFVVMAVLTAAVYYMVKKKGSN; from the exons ATGCCCACACGGTGCCGCGGCTCGCTCGTCTTCCTCCTGCTGACGGCTACAG GGTGCTGTGCTCTGCAGCTTGTCCTCCCCCCCGGCCCTGTGAATGGGACAGTAGGAGGCAGCGTGAGGCTCAACACCGCTGTCAATCCACCAACACCATTACTGACAGTTACCTGGAGGAATGGCACCAGTGATGCATCTCCACTAGTGATCACTTCAGCTCCTGGAGGGTCAACATACGGTGACGGGTACAAGGGCAGAGTCAGTGTGGACAGATCCACCGGCGCTCTGCAGATCACACAGCTGACACTGGGAGACACGGGGACGTACGGTGTCAACATTATAACTAATGCAGGTGCCACTCTGACTGGACAGGTGGAGCTCAGGGTCTACA ACCCGCCCTCCAATGTTTCAGTGCGGGCCAACCAGACCGACCCAGTGGAGTTCGTCACCGTGGCGCTGCAGTGCATTGCCTCGGGCTTGGACCTCCAGTATCGCTGGCTCAATGGCAGCTCCGAGGTCGGGACTGGACCACAGACCCAGTTGACCAATGGCAGCCAGACCCTGATCATCACCACTGTCCAACGGGACGACCGGGGGCCCTGGTTCTGCTCGGTCAGCAACCCAGTGGGCAACACCGCCAGCCTGGGCTACAACCTCACTGTGAGCT ATGGCCCAGAACAACTCTCTCTCACGGTCCACCCCCTCCTGCCTCCTTCTCTCCTGGAGGGTACATACCCAGCGGGCTCAGACCTCACCCTGTCCTGTTTGGCACAGTCCAGCCCCCCGGCGCTGTATCGCTGGGCCGTTAATGGAACCATGACTGACCATATGGGCCCAGAACTCAGGCTGCCCAGGGTCCAAGCACCCCAAAGTGGGAATTACACTTGCTGGGCCAGTAACAGCCGCACTGGAAGAACTGAGGCTGTGAGCACTGAGCTGACTGTGCTGG AGCTGATTACCAGCGTCACAGTGCTCCCTGCTGGAGGGGAGGTGCCAATGGTGGGTGGGAACCTAACTCTGCAGTGCCAGGCCGACGCCCCTGTGGAGTCCAGACAGTGGAGCAGAGTCAATCAGCCCCTCCCACTTAACGCCTCGCTCTCCAAAGACAACAGCACCCTAAGCCTCGCCCTCCTGAGCCCCTCTGATACTGGAGACTATGAGTGCAGGGCCACCAACCCAGTGAGCACAGGGACTGGGACTTACGGCCTGACTTTCGACA gGGGGGATCTCTCTGAGTCTCTGAGTGGGGGGGCAATTGCAGGCATTGTGATTGCCTGTTTTGTGGTAATGGCAGTGCTCACAGCAGCTGTGTATTATATGGTAAAGAAAAAGGG GTCAAACTAA
- the LOC136764989 gene encoding carcinoembryonic antigen-related cell adhesion molecule 6 isoform X1, producing the protein MPTRCRGSLVFLLLTATGCCALQLVLPPGPVNGTVGGSVRLNTAVNPPTPLLTVTWRNGTSDASPLVITSAPGGSTYGDGYKGRVSVDRSTGALQITQLTLGDTGTYGVNIITNAGATLTGQVELRVYNPPSNVSVRANQTDPVEFVTVALQCIASGLDLQYRWLNGSSEVGTGPQTQLTNGSQTLIITTVQRDDRGPWFCSVSNPVGNTASLGYNLTVSYGPEQLSLTVHPLLPPSLLEGTYPAGSDLTLSCLAQSSPPALYRWAVNGTMTDHMGPELRLPRVQAPQSGNYTCWASNSRTGRTEAVSTELTVLELITSVTVLPAGGEVPMVGGNLTLQCQADAPVESRQWSRVNQPLPLNASLSKDNSTLSLALLSPSDTGDYECRATNPVSTGTGTYGLTFDRGDLSESLSGGAIAGIVIACFVVMAVLTAAVYYMVKKKGMPLSPSRAHCSQTNAGNEDSLHYADPTIIKNANQRGGVQLEPTTTEYTTIRTAGSTPPGQLSTVYAEVGRPSTKSITIISPNSNGK; encoded by the exons ATGCCCACACGGTGCCGCGGCTCGCTCGTCTTCCTCCTGCTGACGGCTACAG GGTGCTGTGCTCTGCAGCTTGTCCTCCCCCCCGGCCCTGTGAATGGGACAGTAGGAGGCAGCGTGAGGCTCAACACCGCTGTCAATCCACCAACACCATTACTGACAGTTACCTGGAGGAATGGCACCAGTGATGCATCTCCACTAGTGATCACTTCAGCTCCTGGAGGGTCAACATACGGTGACGGGTACAAGGGCAGAGTCAGTGTGGACAGATCCACCGGCGCTCTGCAGATCACACAGCTGACACTGGGAGACACGGGGACGTACGGTGTCAACATTATAACTAATGCAGGTGCCACTCTGACTGGACAGGTGGAGCTCAGGGTCTACA ACCCGCCCTCCAATGTTTCAGTGCGGGCCAACCAGACCGACCCAGTGGAGTTCGTCACCGTGGCGCTGCAGTGCATTGCCTCGGGCTTGGACCTCCAGTATCGCTGGCTCAATGGCAGCTCCGAGGTCGGGACTGGACCACAGACCCAGTTGACCAATGGCAGCCAGACCCTGATCATCACCACTGTCCAACGGGACGACCGGGGGCCCTGGTTCTGCTCGGTCAGCAACCCAGTGGGCAACACCGCCAGCCTGGGCTACAACCTCACTGTGAGCT ATGGCCCAGAACAACTCTCTCTCACGGTCCACCCCCTCCTGCCTCCTTCTCTCCTGGAGGGTACATACCCAGCGGGCTCAGACCTCACCCTGTCCTGTTTGGCACAGTCCAGCCCCCCGGCGCTGTATCGCTGGGCCGTTAATGGAACCATGACTGACCATATGGGCCCAGAACTCAGGCTGCCCAGGGTCCAAGCACCCCAAAGTGGGAATTACACTTGCTGGGCCAGTAACAGCCGCACTGGAAGAACTGAGGCTGTGAGCACTGAGCTGACTGTGCTGG AGCTGATTACCAGCGTCACAGTGCTCCCTGCTGGAGGGGAGGTGCCAATGGTGGGTGGGAACCTAACTCTGCAGTGCCAGGCCGACGCCCCTGTGGAGTCCAGACAGTGGAGCAGAGTCAATCAGCCCCTCCCACTTAACGCCTCGCTCTCCAAAGACAACAGCACCCTAAGCCTCGCCCTCCTGAGCCCCTCTGATACTGGAGACTATGAGTGCAGGGCCACCAACCCAGTGAGCACAGGGACTGGGACTTACGGCCTGACTTTCGACA gGGGGGATCTCTCTGAGTCTCTGAGTGGGGGGGCAATTGCAGGCATTGTGATTGCCTGTTTTGTGGTAATGGCAGTGCTCACAGCAGCTGTGTATTATATGGTAAAGAAAAAGGG GATGCCCCTCAGTCCCAGCAGAGCTCACTGCA GTCAAACTAACGCTGGAAATGAG gacaGCCTGCACTACGCTGACCCCACGATCATTAAGAACGCAAACCAGAGGGGGGGGGTGCAGCTGGAGCCCACCACCACCGAGTACACCACCATCCGCACCGCAGGCAGCACCCCACCCGGACAGCTATCCACGGTGTATGCAGAGGTGGGCAGACCCAGCACCAAGTCCATCACCATCATCTCCCCCAACTCGAATGGGAAGTAG
- the LOC136764989 gene encoding carcinoembryonic antigen-related cell adhesion molecule 6 isoform X3, producing MPTRCRGSLVFLLLTATGCCALQLVLPPGPVNGTVGGSVRLNTAVNPPTPLLTVTWRNGTSDASPLVITSAPGGSTYGDGYKGRVSVDRSTGALQITQLTLGDTGTYGVNIITNAGATLTGQVELRVYNPPSNVSVRANQTDPVEFVTVALQCIASGLDLQYRWLNGSSEVGTGPQTQLTNGSQTLIITTVQRDDRGPWFCSVSNPVGNTASLGYNLTVSYGPEQLSLTVHPLLPPSLLEGTYPAGSDLTLSCLAQSSPPALYRWAVNGTMTDHMGPELRLPRVQAPQSGNYTCWASNSRTGRTEAVSTELTVLELITSVTVLPAGGEVPMVGGNLTLQCQADAPVESRQWSRVNQPLPLNASLSKDNSTLSLALLSPSDTGDYECRATNPVSTGTGTYGLTFDSQTNAGNEDSLHYADPTIIKNANQRGGVQLEPTTTEYTTIRTAGSTPPGQLSTVYAEVGRPSTKSITIISPNSNGK from the exons ATGCCCACACGGTGCCGCGGCTCGCTCGTCTTCCTCCTGCTGACGGCTACAG GGTGCTGTGCTCTGCAGCTTGTCCTCCCCCCCGGCCCTGTGAATGGGACAGTAGGAGGCAGCGTGAGGCTCAACACCGCTGTCAATCCACCAACACCATTACTGACAGTTACCTGGAGGAATGGCACCAGTGATGCATCTCCACTAGTGATCACTTCAGCTCCTGGAGGGTCAACATACGGTGACGGGTACAAGGGCAGAGTCAGTGTGGACAGATCCACCGGCGCTCTGCAGATCACACAGCTGACACTGGGAGACACGGGGACGTACGGTGTCAACATTATAACTAATGCAGGTGCCACTCTGACTGGACAGGTGGAGCTCAGGGTCTACA ACCCGCCCTCCAATGTTTCAGTGCGGGCCAACCAGACCGACCCAGTGGAGTTCGTCACCGTGGCGCTGCAGTGCATTGCCTCGGGCTTGGACCTCCAGTATCGCTGGCTCAATGGCAGCTCCGAGGTCGGGACTGGACCACAGACCCAGTTGACCAATGGCAGCCAGACCCTGATCATCACCACTGTCCAACGGGACGACCGGGGGCCCTGGTTCTGCTCGGTCAGCAACCCAGTGGGCAACACCGCCAGCCTGGGCTACAACCTCACTGTGAGCT ATGGCCCAGAACAACTCTCTCTCACGGTCCACCCCCTCCTGCCTCCTTCTCTCCTGGAGGGTACATACCCAGCGGGCTCAGACCTCACCCTGTCCTGTTTGGCACAGTCCAGCCCCCCGGCGCTGTATCGCTGGGCCGTTAATGGAACCATGACTGACCATATGGGCCCAGAACTCAGGCTGCCCAGGGTCCAAGCACCCCAAAGTGGGAATTACACTTGCTGGGCCAGTAACAGCCGCACTGGAAGAACTGAGGCTGTGAGCACTGAGCTGACTGTGCTGG AGCTGATTACCAGCGTCACAGTGCTCCCTGCTGGAGGGGAGGTGCCAATGGTGGGTGGGAACCTAACTCTGCAGTGCCAGGCCGACGCCCCTGTGGAGTCCAGACAGTGGAGCAGAGTCAATCAGCCCCTCCCACTTAACGCCTCGCTCTCCAAAGACAACAGCACCCTAAGCCTCGCCCTCCTGAGCCCCTCTGATACTGGAGACTATGAGTGCAGGGCCACCAACCCAGTGAGCACAGGGACTGGGACTTACGGCCTGACTTTCGACA GTCAAACTAACGCTGGAAATGAG gacaGCCTGCACTACGCTGACCCCACGATCATTAAGAACGCAAACCAGAGGGGGGGGGTGCAGCTGGAGCCCACCACCACCGAGTACACCACCATCCGCACCGCAGGCAGCACCCCACCCGGACAGCTATCCACGGTGTATGCAGAGGTGGGCAGACCCAGCACCAAGTCCATCACCATCATCTCCCCCAACTCGAATGGGAAGTAG